The nucleotide sequence CCCCCACCGGTTCGGCCGCGGACGCCGGAGCCCGAGCCTCCCCCGACTGAACCGATAGAGTGCGCGGTGCACCACCCACGCGCTGCGAATGAACCAGCGTGGCGGTACTTTTGGCGATTTCTCTGTCTTTCGATCCAAATCGCGCTCCGTCTCTTGTCCGCTGCAGACCTGTACCGATGATAAGCACTGCCGAGGAAACGTGCCCGAATGCTGACACTCGTCAGAAGAGCCCCTTCGGGGTCTTCGGTGCGCGGCCAAGGACATCTTCGGACACCGTGAAGTTCAACTGGCCGAGTTCACCCCCACACAGCTCACGCGTGCGCTGCACGGCGTCGAGAAAACGGTCCTGCTCCTTGCTGTCGATGACGCCTTCGGCGAGCATGCGGAACTTGTTGATGTACTGCTCGCGCACGAATGGACGGGCACCGAGCGGATGCGCGTCCGCGACGGCAAGTTCGTCTTCGATGACCTCCCCGTTCGCGAGCGTAATGACTGCTCGGGCACCGAAGGCTTTTTTACTCGGATCTGACGCGTGGTAGCGGCGGGTCCACTCTGGATCTTCTGCAGTGCTGATTGTGTGCCATAGTTCGACCGTATCGGGCCGCTGCGCGCGCTCCGGCGCATACGAGTGCTCGTGATGCCACGTACCGTCCTGAAGGGCTACGGCGAAGATGTACATCACTGAGTGGTCCAGGGTTTCGCGGCTGGCTTTGGGATCGAACTTCTGCGGATCGTTCGAGCCTGTGCCGATCACGTAATGCGTGTGGTGGCTGGTGTGCAGGACGATGCTTTCGATCTGCGAAAAGTCGTCGATCTTGGTCCGCATACTGCGCGCGAGGTCGATGACGGCCTGGCTCTGGTACTCGGCCGAATGTTCCTTCGTGTAGCTGTCGAGAATGGCACGCTTCGCTTCACCGGGGCTAGGCAGCGGCACTTGGTATTCCGCGTTGGGGCCACCGAGCAGCCACGCGATCACGCCGTCCTCTCCCTCCCAGATCGGTGACGGCGCGCCTTCGCCGCGCATCGCCCGGTCAACGGCCTCGACCGCCATCTTTCCCGCGAAGGCGGGCGCGTACGCCTTCCAGCTGGAGATCTCGCCCTTGCGGGACTGCCTCGTCGCGGTCGTGGTGTGCAGCGCCTGCCCGACCGCCTGGTAGACCGTCTCCGTATCGAGGCTGAGCAGCGTGCCGATGCCAGCGGCGGCGGACGGCCCGAGGTGCGCGACGTGGTCAATCTTGTGTTCGTGCAGACAGATACCGCGCACCAAGTCGATCTGGATTTCGTAGCCCGTTGCAAGGCCCCGGATCAGGTCCGCGCCCGAGCGTCGCGAGTGCTGGGCGACAGCGAGGATCGGCGGAATGTTGTCACCGGGGTGCGAGTACTCCGCGGCAAGGAACGTGTCGTGAAAGTCGAGTTCCCGCACCGCGACGCCGTTTGCCCACGCCGCCCATTCCGGCGAGTATGTGCCGCGCACACCGAAAACTGCGGCGCCTGGATCATAGGGATGCGCGAGTGCCTGAGCGCGGGCGTTCGCTACGGGCCGTCGTGTCAGTGACGCCGCGGCGACCGCCGCATTGTCAATGATCCGGTTGATCACCATTTCTTCCGTTTCGGCGGGAACCTCGACGGGATCGGTGGCAACTTCTGCGATCTTCCACGCGAGGTGTTCCTCACGAGGGAACCCCTCGGCAGAGCCACGGGTGCGCACGTGATGCGACTTCACAACACTCCTCGGGTCGGGTCCTATACCGCACTCGGAATGCTCAAAGTATGCGTGACGTGCTAACCCTGCCGCAGGACGTACCGCTGAACCTTGCCACTAGGTGTTTTCGGCAGTTGTTGCACGAAATGCACCGTACGCGGGTACGCATGCGCAGCGAACTTACGTTTGACTAGCTGCTGCAGCTCGGTCGCGAGTCCGTCCGTGGCCTCGGCGCCTTCGCGCAGCACAACGAAGGCTTCAAGCACTTCGCCCCGCAGCTCATCGGGCATCCCCACAACGGCGGCCTCGACGACATCGTCATGCATGACCAGGACGCTTTCAACGTCGAACGGGCCGATGCGGTAACCGGCCATGATGATTACGTCGTCATCGCGGGCGGAAAAGAAGAAGAACCCGTCCTCGTCAACCTGGCCAGCGTCGCCAGTCAGGTACCAGCGGCCGTCCTCCGTGAATCGCTGAGCGGTTTTCTCCGGGGCATCGACATAGCCGGTGAACCACATCAGCGGGCTGGCATGGGTGTCGATGGCTACGCGGCCTGGTACGCCAGGCGCAGCGAGCACGTCCGAGTCCTCGGAAAGCACTGCGCACGACCAGCCAGGCAGCGGCTTGCCCATCGACCCGGCCGGGACGTCCTCGCGCAGCCCATCCGCCCACGCGTTGACGATGAACATCCCGTGTTCAGTTTGCCCATACTGGTCGCGAACTACGGCGCCGAGAGTTTGCTCCGACCAGGCCACCACGTCCGGCGTGAGTGGTTCACCGGCGGAGGAAGCGCGGCGCAGCGAAATCGATTGCGGCACCGGCGTTGTGTCAGCACGGAGGCTGCGGTACACGGTCGGCGCGGCCGCGAAATTGGTGACACCGAACTGCTCCATCACCTGCCACGTGAGTGGCGCGGAGAACCCTGCGTGGAGTAGCAGACTGCGCACCCCAGCGGCCATTGGCGCTAACAGCGCGTAGTAAAGCCCGTACGCCCACCCTGGGTCCGCAGCGTTCCAGAAGACGTCGTCGTCACGCACGTCCAGGCCGAACTCGAGGTACGCGTGGAACGACGCGAGAGCCCGCACCGGCACCGGCACACCTTTGGGCGTGCCCGTCGTGCCCGAGGTGAAGAGCTGCACGAGAACACCATTCGCCCCGACAGCGACAGCGTCACCGCGCGGATCGTCCGGGGTGTGCGCGGTGAGCAACTCGTTGAAGTTCAGCCCCGCTGCCGTATCACCGCCGGCGACGACAACCTGCCACGACGCATCAGCCGGAATGTCTTCGCCCGGAGCGAGTTTGGCAACCTGGTCAGCGTCAGCAACCACGACCTTCGCTCCGCTTGCCTGAAGCCGGAACCCAATAGCTGGAGGCGCGAACGCAGTAAACAGCGGTACGTGCACGGCGCCGCGTCGCCAGATCCCAAGGAGGGCTACCACCAGGTCAGCGGACTTGCCCATCAACGTGGCAACGTAATCGCCAGGCTCGACACCCAGATCAGCCAGGGCCGCCGCGAAACGAGTGGACTGGTCGCGCAGGTCGCCGAAAGTGAGGTCCGTCGAACTGAGGTCAGCCTCGATCACTGTGAACGCGACAGCCTCCGCCGGGTGGTCGTCGCACAAAAGTTGCGCAGCACACGCATCAGGGAGGTCGTAGCGGTCCAGCAAGGCCTGTACCCGTGTCGCCTGATCAGTACGTGCGGTGCTCTCGGAGCTCATGCGATCGGTCCTCTCCTCTGAGGTCAAGAGT is from Hoyosella subflava DQS3-9A1 and encodes:
- the prpD gene encoding 2-methylcitrate dehydratase PrpD, with translation MKSHHVRTRGSAEGFPREEHLAWKIAEVATDPVEVPAETEEMVINRIIDNAAVAAASLTRRPVANARAQALAHPYDPGAAVFGVRGTYSPEWAAWANGVAVRELDFHDTFLAAEYSHPGDNIPPILAVAQHSRRSGADLIRGLATGYEIQIDLVRGICLHEHKIDHVAHLGPSAAAGIGTLLSLDTETVYQAVGQALHTTTATRQSRKGEISSWKAYAPAFAGKMAVEAVDRAMRGEGAPSPIWEGEDGVIAWLLGGPNAEYQVPLPSPGEAKRAILDSYTKEHSAEYQSQAVIDLARSMRTKIDDFSQIESIVLHTSHHTHYVIGTGSNDPQKFDPKASRETLDHSVMYIFAVALQDGTWHHEHSYAPERAQRPDTVELWHTISTAEDPEWTRRYHASDPSKKAFGARAVITLANGEVIEDELAVADAHPLGARPFVREQYINKFRMLAEGVIDSKEQDRFLDAVQRTRELCGGELGQLNFTVSEDVLGRAPKTPKGLF
- a CDS encoding AMP-binding protein; the protein is MSSESTARTDQATRVQALLDRYDLPDACAAQLLCDDHPAEAVAFTVIEADLSSTDLTFGDLRDQSTRFAAALADLGVEPGDYVATLMGKSADLVVALLGIWRRGAVHVPLFTAFAPPAIGFRLQASGAKVVVADADQVAKLAPGEDIPADASWQVVVAGGDTAAGLNFNELLTAHTPDDPRGDAVAVGANGVLVQLFTSGTTGTPKGVPVPVRALASFHAYLEFGLDVRDDDVFWNAADPGWAYGLYYALLAPMAAGVRSLLLHAGFSAPLTWQVMEQFGVTNFAAAPTVYRSLRADTTPVPQSISLRRASSAGEPLTPDVVAWSEQTLGAVVRDQYGQTEHGMFIVNAWADGLREDVPAGSMGKPLPGWSCAVLSEDSDVLAAPGVPGRVAIDTHASPLMWFTGYVDAPEKTAQRFTEDGRWYLTGDAGQVDEDGFFFFSARDDDVIIMAGYRIGPFDVESVLVMHDDVVEAAVVGMPDELRGEVLEAFVVLREGAEATDGLATELQQLVKRKFAAHAYPRTVHFVQQLPKTPSGKVQRYVLRQG